One Acidaminococcales bacterium DNA segment encodes these proteins:
- a CDS encoding phosphomannomutase translates to MTKCRSAFKAYDLRGKVPDELNEEMAYRIGRVFAGLLTAKKVVLGRDARLSGESIQNALAEGLTDAGCSVLDIGLCGTEMVYFATTFLKADGGVMVTASHNPKEYNGMKFVREGSRPISSDSGLMEIADRALAGSFTRGAQDGPEKGLVTKVDVMGDYIGHLLSYVDSGALKPLKIVANVGNGCAGAPLEQLERRLPFKFVKLYSQPDGNFPNGVPNPILPRNRAETAAAVKREKADLGVAWDGDYDRCFLFDADGEFIEGYYIVGILAEAFLRKVPGARIIHDPRLIWNTLETVKRLGGEAVECKSGHAFIKEKMRQVDAVYGGEMSAHHYFKDFTYCDSGMLPWLLITELMCVSGKPLSEMVGECIAKFPCSGEINRRVKDGPGVLARIKEKYAGLGKAEEVDGISFEFSKWRFNVRISNTEPVVRLNLETRADRALMEEKTAELLAVIGGEPD, encoded by the coding sequence TTGACAAAATGCAGAAGCGCATTTAAGGCGTATGATTTGCGCGGCAAGGTACCGGACGAATTGAACGAGGAAATGGCTTACCGCATCGGCAGGGTTTTCGCCGGCCTGCTTACGGCAAAGAAGGTGGTTTTAGGGCGTGACGCGCGGCTTTCCGGCGAGAGCATACAGAACGCTTTGGCGGAAGGCTTGACGGACGCCGGCTGTTCTGTTTTGGATATAGGGCTTTGCGGCACGGAGATGGTGTATTTCGCCACTACTTTCCTGAAAGCGGACGGCGGCGTTATGGTTACGGCCAGCCACAATCCCAAAGAATACAACGGCATGAAATTTGTGCGGGAAGGCTCGCGCCCGATTTCCAGCGACAGCGGCCTCATGGAGATCGCCGACCGCGCGCTGGCGGGCAGTTTTACGCGCGGCGCGCAGGACGGGCCGGAAAAGGGCCTTGTTACCAAGGTGGATGTGATGGGGGACTATATCGGGCATCTTTTGAGCTATGTTGATTCCGGCGCTTTAAAGCCGCTGAAGATAGTGGCGAACGTGGGCAACGGCTGCGCGGGCGCGCCGCTTGAACAGTTGGAAAGGCGCCTGCCGTTCAAATTTGTCAAACTTTACAGCCAACCTGACGGCAATTTCCCTAACGGCGTGCCCAATCCGATCCTGCCGCGAAACCGTGCGGAGACAGCCGCCGCCGTCAAAAGAGAAAAAGCCGATTTGGGCGTGGCCTGGGACGGCGATTATGATCGTTGCTTTTTGTTCGACGCGGACGGCGAATTTATTGAAGGCTATTATATAGTAGGCATACTGGCGGAGGCTTTTTTGCGCAAGGTGCCCGGAGCCAGGATAATCCACGATCCGCGCCTTATATGGAACACGTTGGAGACGGTAAAGAGATTGGGCGGAGAAGCGGTTGAATGTAAAAGCGGGCACGCCTTCATAAAAGAAAAAATGCGCCAGGTGGACGCCGTTTACGGCGGCGAGATGTCGGCGCACCATTATTTCAAAGACTTTACTTATTGCGACAGCGGCATGTTGCCTTGGCTGCTGATAACCGAATTGATGTGCGTGTCCGGCAAGCCTTTGTCCGAAATGGTCGGCGAATGTATCGCCAAGTTCCCTTGCAGCGGAGAAATAAACAGGCGGGTGAAAGACGGCCCCGGCGTGCTTGCCCGCATCAAGGAAAAATACGCCGGGCTCGGCAAGGCGGAAGAAGTGGACGGCATAAGTTTTGAATTCAGCAAATGGCGTTTCAATGTCCGCATATCCAATACCGAGCCGGTAGTGCGGCTGAACCTGGAAACGCGCGCCGACCGGGCGCTCATGGAAGAAAAAACAGCGGAATTGCTGGCGGTCATCGGCGGCGAGCCCGATTGA
- a CDS encoding tryptophanase, protein MPNDQSEEKVTFFSGENIPLEMHKVRMVQRVNLLPVNERLRAVQEAGNNTFLLKNRDVFLDMLTDSGVNAMSDAQYAAMLTADDSYAGSETFFRLSAALSDVFGTKYFLPAHQGRACENIIANAFVAEGKYTIMNYHFTTTKAHITRLGGKVVEVCSPGATNAVSGDPFKGNFDLDLLKAAVEKAGVGNVAFVRIESGTNLIGGQPVSLANMREVSAFCRSRGILLILDASLLADNLYFIKAREASCANRPLKDIVREIASLMDISYFSARKLGCARGGGIITSNAEYYKKLRPLVTLYEGFLTYGGMSVREMEAIAVGIKETLDFNVINQTPIFVEALGKMLTENGVPVVTPFGGLGCHVDASRFVGHIRQEEYPAGALAAAIYIVGGIRGMERGTLSEQRNPDGTEKVSDMELVRLAIPKRVFTYSQMKFVADRLSWLYKNRACIGGLEFEEEPEMLRFFFGRLRPIGDWQERLAAKFCADMPSGL, encoded by the coding sequence ATGCCAAACGATCAAAGCGAAGAAAAAGTAACCTTTTTTTCCGGCGAAAACATCCCGCTGGAAATGCACAAAGTCCGCATGGTGCAGCGCGTCAACCTTCTGCCGGTCAACGAGCGGCTGCGCGCCGTGCAGGAAGCCGGCAACAACACCTTTCTCCTGAAAAACCGCGACGTTTTTCTGGACATGCTGACCGACAGCGGCGTCAACGCCATGAGCGACGCGCAGTATGCGGCCATGCTTACGGCTGACGACAGCTACGCCGGGTCGGAAACATTTTTCCGCCTGTCTGCCGCGTTAAGCGATGTATTCGGCACAAAATATTTCCTGCCGGCGCATCAGGGCCGGGCCTGCGAAAATATTATCGCCAACGCTTTCGTTGCCGAAGGCAAATATACGATAATGAACTATCATTTTACCACAACCAAAGCGCACATAACCCGCTTGGGCGGAAAAGTCGTCGAAGTCTGCTCCCCCGGCGCGACCAACGCTGTCAGCGGCGACCCTTTCAAAGGCAATTTCGACCTGGACTTGCTCAAAGCCGCCGTGGAAAAAGCCGGGGTTGGCAATGTCGCCTTCGTGCGCATTGAATCCGGCACCAACCTTATAGGGGGGCAGCCGGTGTCTTTGGCGAACATGCGCGAAGTCTCGGCCTTCTGCCGTTCGCGGGGGATACTCCTGATCCTTGACGCCAGCCTGCTCGCCGACAACCTCTACTTTATCAAGGCCCGGGAAGCGTCCTGCGCCAACCGGCCGCTTAAAGACATAGTGCGGGAAATCGCCTCGCTCATGGACATATCTTATTTTTCCGCCCGCAAGCTGGGCTGCGCGCGCGGCGGCGGCATAATCACGTCCAATGCCGAGTATTATAAAAAACTGCGTCCCCTGGTTACCCTTTACGAAGGATTTCTTACCTACGGCGGCATGTCGGTGCGCGAAATGGAGGCCATTGCCGTGGGGATAAAAGAAACGCTTGATTTTAACGTGATAAACCAAACGCCGATTTTCGTCGAGGCTTTGGGCAAAATGCTCACGGAAAACGGCGTGCCGGTCGTTACCCCGTTCGGCGGCCTGGGCTGCCATGTGGACGCTTCAAGGTTCGTTGGCCATATCCGGCAGGAAGAATACCCGGCCGGCGCCCTGGCCGCAGCTATCTACATCGTCGGCGGCATTCGCGGCATGGAACGCGGCACCTTGTCCGAGCAAAGAAATCCCGACGGCACGGAAAAAGTATCCGACATGGAATTAGTGCGCCTGGCCATTCCCAAACGGGTATTTACCTATTCGCAGATGAAATTTGTCGCCGACCGCCTGTCCTGGCTGTATAAAAACCGTGCCTGCATCGGCGGATTGGAATTTGAAGAAGAACCTGAAATGCTGCGGTTTTTCTTTGGGCGGCTGCGCCCCATCGGCGACTGGCAGGAACGGCTTGCCGCAAAGTTTTGCGCCGATATGCCCTCCGGCCTGTAA